The following proteins come from a genomic window of Sorghum bicolor cultivar BTx623 chromosome 3, Sorghum_bicolor_NCBIv3, whole genome shotgun sequence:
- the LOC8075471 gene encoding uncharacterized protein LOC8075471: protein MAPQTRREKAAAKPSSSAPTLAGPGAVEVQRRRVGGGWTSRRISIYASRVFFLLIMLQIPLFRVPCRAGTCTTPIQVTSSQLVSNEIFPPAVVKAMLYPGAIVSSLTKSKTFPSWSDLFDMYNLTEAKNASAVVDLQRLEILAGSYFCVAGALIGIINPGRMTLFGTLLVIWGLVKDALFGKPVNSDPTQSTYVYPTILIALICAFMSITYNVKKTARSSPPVSIAKPLKSSAKSKLK from the exons ATGGCGCCACAGACGAGGAGAGAGAAGGCGGCGGCGAAGCCGAGCTCGTCGGCGCCGACGCTGGCGGGGCCGGGGGCGGTCGAGGTGCAGCGCCGGCGGGTGGGCGGCGGTTGGACGAGCCGTCGGATCTCCATCTACGCCTCCCGAgtcttcttcctcctcatcaTGCTCCAGATCCCGCTGTTCAG GGTCCCTTGTAGAGCAGGCACATGCACAACTCCTATTCAAGTCACATCGTCTCAGTTGGTCTCAAATGAGATATTCCCACCAGCTGTTGTGAAGGCCATGCTCTACCCTGGAGCTATCGTGAGCAGCCTAACTAAAAGCAAGACATTTCCGAGTTGGAGTGACCTGTTTGACATGTACAACCTGACAGAAGCCAAAAATGCTTCTGCAGTAGTTGATCTTCAGCGTCTAGAG ATACTTGCAGGAAGCTACTTCTGTGTTGCCGGAGCGCTCATTGGCATCATAAATCCTGGGAGGATGACTTTGTTTGGTACCCTTTTGGTTATCTGGGGTCTGGTGAAAGATGCACTATTTGGGAAGCCAGTGAACAGCGATCCAACTCAATCAACTTATGTCTACCCAACTATTTTGATTGCACTTATATGTGCTTTCATGTCAATAACTTACAATGTAAAGAAGACAGCAAGAAGTAGTCCTCCTGTTTCTATCGCGAAGCCACTGAAAAGTTCTGCCAAGTCAAAACTGAAGTAG
- the LOC8075472 gene encoding uncharacterized protein LOC8075472 produces MVQMSLQRSVPVYPRCCLSDSLHRVGGSRRRWASCRSQSSRFVYNARPSPIVLKTDHAIDPSEPKNLDASSSASRSGPYIGTCHPSGAAGVMGASSSSSLRFLEKFVSWSTRGGEEAPPFIICNDPLVKKELLPSGTQSTSGCSIALGKIRQKRLFLEQSGACCIVMPCQFLHAWHHEISQGCSVPFLHVGDCVVKELKAANLKPVEYGSNVRVGVLSTDNTLATNCYLDKLESQGFEVLCPDKASMERTVLPSVDAFRKGDMEGARNLLRVSLQVLLVRAVNKIILASDDLVGILPDDDPLLKKCIDPLDALVREAIVCARAPRP; encoded by the exons ATGGTTCAGATGTCTTTACAGAG GAGCGTACCCGTATATCCCCGTTGCTGCTTATCTGATTCGCTACATCGTGTGGGTGGTTCACGAAGAAGATGGGCCTCTTGTAGGTCCCAGTCTTCACGTTTTGTTTATAATGCAAGACCATCTCCAATTGTTCTCAAGACTGACCATGCAATTGATCCCTCTGAACCAAAGAATTTGGATGCAAGTTCCTCAGCTTCAAGAAGTGGACCTTACATTGGGACTTGTCATCCATCAGGCGCAGCTGGAGTAATGGGTGCGTCTTCCTCTTCATCCCTCAGATTTTTAGAGAAATTTGTGAGTTGGAGCACTAGAGGTGGAGAAGAGGCACCTCCATTCATCATCTGCAATGATCCTCTTGTCAAGAAAGAGCTGTTGCCATCTGGAACCCAATCCACTTCTGGCTGCAGTATTGCTCTTGGGAAGATTAGGCAGAAGAGGCTCTTCTTGGAGCAATCTGGAGCATGCTGTATTGTTATGCCATGCCAGTTCTTACATGCCTGGCACCATGAGATTTCACAGGGTTGCTCGGTTCCATTCCTCCATGTTGGTGATTGCGTTGTAAAGGAACTCAAAGCAGCTAACTTGAAACCTGTTGAGTATGGAAGTAATGTCCGTGTAGGAGTTCTGTCCACTGACAATACATTGGCTACAAACTGTTATCTAGACAAGTTGGAGAGCCAG GGTTTTGAGGTACTATGTCCAGATAAAGCTTCCATGGAGCGTACAGTGTTACCATCAGTCGATGCATTCAGGAAGGGGGACATGGAAGGCGCAAGAAACCTGTTGCGAGTATCGCTGCAGGTTCTTCTTGTGAGAGCTGTCAATAAGATAATCCTTGCCTCCGATGACCTTGTAGGCATTTTGCCTGATGATGACCCTCTGCTCAAGAAATGTATAGACCCATTGGATGCCTTGGTCCGAGAGGCCATCGTATGCGCACGAGCACCACGACCATGA
- the LOC8075473 gene encoding zinc finger Ran-binding domain-containing protein 2, protein MEKQMNVVASRRQPGDWSCRSCQYVNFCKRDACQRCGEAKLGAEHTDYAAMGGDWDVKPGDWYCYRCSVNNYASRGSCFKCGAGKNESPAAVAQGWGYSVAGQPGMKPGDWICPRLGCHVQNYANRTECFRCSMPKSYYG, encoded by the exons ATGGAGAAGCAGATGAACGTTGTGGCGAGCAGGAGGCAGCCGGGCGACTGGAGCTGCCGGTCGTGCCAGTACGTCAACTTCTGCAAGCGCGACGCGTGCCAGCGCTGCGGCGAGGCCAAGCTGGGCGCGGAGCACACGGACTACGCCGCGATGGGCGGCGACTGGGACGTCAAGCCCGGCGACTGGTACTGCTACCGCTGCAGCGTCAACAACTACGCCTCCCGCGGCAGCTGCTTCAAGTGCGGCGCCGGGAAGAACGAGTCGCCGGCCGCCGTCGCGCAGGGATGGGGGTACTCCGTCGCCGGCCAGCCCGGAATGAAGCCCGGCGACTGGATCTGCCCAAG ACTGGGTTGCCACGTGCAGAACTACGCCAACCGGACCGAGTGCTTCCGGTGCAGCATGCCCAAATCATACTACG GTTGA